The following coding sequences are from one Sporomusaceae bacterium window:
- a CDS encoding acyl-CoA thioesterase has product MSLSVKYSEHRFSKVMLSSRAKLAGRVRAGEIMQMLYNAAHKVAQKHAGSDVTAVRVEELLFLKPLHYGSLVTGHAFITFVGNTSMEVKVNLYLEDLVDASPLLTSSFVMVALDDNQQPKQVPALELSNDQEKERFDAGKQHYQQHRLGGSKPQ; this is encoded by the coding sequence ATGTCTTTATCAGTAAAGTATTCAGAACACCGGTTCTCTAAAGTTATGCTCTCATCGCGGGCAAAATTGGCCGGGCGCGTTCGGGCCGGGGAAATAATGCAGATGCTGTACAACGCGGCCCACAAAGTTGCCCAGAAACATGCCGGTTCGGATGTAACCGCGGTCAGAGTGGAGGAACTGCTTTTCTTGAAGCCATTGCATTATGGTTCGTTAGTTACCGGCCACGCCTTTATAACCTTTGTCGGTAACACCTCCATGGAAGTCAAGGTCAACCTCTATCTCGAAGATTTGGTAGACGCCTCGCCATTGCTGACCTCGTCTTTCGTCATGGTAGCCCTTGATGATAACCAGCAGCCGAAGCAAGTTCCGGCTCTGGAATTAAGCAACGACCAGGAGAAAGAACGGTTCGATGCGGGGAAACAACACTATCAGCAGCATAGGCTCGGCGGTTCAAAGCCTCAGTGA